The following proteins are encoded in a genomic region of Cytophagia bacterium CHB2:
- a CDS encoding DUF2169 domain-containing protein: protein MDFLNYTPFEPMRFESLDINDDPFQVVILRGTFDIIPNAQLRTASVQEPIVLTDEFYQELNTSSIRFESDLAPYKPRSDIIVNAHAISPGGKPLQHWLVGVQVGKLQKRLLVTGPRYWNHHFVGGWKISNPEPCTEVPIKYEYAYGGQWRYEEESGVCEENPVGVGYVNKKYLSKSQPLPAPRVMSPHDSELELGESYKPEGLSVITKSWLPRRAQAGTYDEQWLKERHPYLPKDFDYAFYNSAHPSLIYDGYLKGDEAVVLQNLHPQHSTLNFYLPNCEVLLFLGYSGGKAGMCKLNLDTLHLEVAANRAYLVWRGQLPIVEKLRTIEARAIIPDSHQQGRGNGR, encoded by the coding sequence ATGGATTTTCTTAATTACACGCCTTTCGAGCCCATGCGCTTCGAGAGCCTCGATATAAATGATGATCCGTTTCAAGTCGTAATCTTGCGTGGAACGTTTGATATTATTCCCAATGCTCAGCTTAGAACCGCCTCCGTGCAAGAACCGATCGTGTTGACCGATGAATTTTATCAAGAATTAAACACCAGCAGTATTCGGTTTGAAAGCGATTTGGCGCCTTACAAACCTCGATCCGACATTATTGTAAACGCCCATGCCATATCACCAGGAGGCAAGCCCCTGCAACATTGGCTCGTTGGTGTGCAAGTAGGTAAATTGCAGAAACGCTTGCTCGTCACCGGCCCGCGCTATTGGAATCATCATTTTGTCGGAGGGTGGAAAATCAGCAACCCTGAACCGTGCACGGAAGTTCCGATCAAGTATGAATATGCTTATGGCGGCCAGTGGCGATATGAAGAAGAATCCGGAGTGTGTGAAGAAAACCCGGTTGGCGTAGGTTATGTGAACAAAAAATATTTGAGCAAAAGTCAGCCTTTGCCGGCGCCACGCGTTATGTCGCCTCACGATTCTGAGTTGGAGCTGGGCGAAAGCTATAAGCCCGAAGGCCTGTCCGTCATCACGAAATCTTGGCTGCCGCGGCGCGCACAGGCAGGCACCTATGATGAGCAATGGCTCAAGGAGCGCCATCCGTATTTGCCCAAAGATTTTGACTATGCCTTTTATAACAGCGCTCATCCAAGTTTGATTTATGACGGCTATCTGAAAGGCGACGAAGCGGTCGTCCTGCAAAACTTGCATCCCCAACATTCAACCCTGAACTTTTATTTGCCCAATTGTGAAGTATTGCTTTTTCTTGGATATTCCGGCGGCAAAGCCGGAATGTGCAAATTAAATTTGGATACCCTGCATCTTGAAGTGGCGGCGAATCGCGCCTACCTGGTATGGCGCGGGCAACTTCCAATAGTGGAAAAGCTCCGGACGATTGAAGCACGGGCAATCATCCCGGACTCGCACCAACAAGGGAGGGGGAATGGCCGATAA
- a CDS encoding DUF1566 domain-containing protein — MDSPMIGKVIDNYRILEMLGKGGMGIVYKAIDINMEKIVALKMMNPMLAHDEVFLKRFREEARALAKSENRHIVNVYALRETEHGLVLVMEFVNGANLEQTLAQSGALPYQEALPLFKQLLAAIAHAHRVGVIHRDLKPSNVMITPEQEVKVTDFGLARIQRPGSTTRTMSTGGTLFYMSPEQVQELPDVDHRSDIYSLGMTFYEMLAGRTPFQKGQSDLATANAIVSEKFPRPNQLNAEVPAELARITMKAIEKERTKRFQSAEAMLAAITAFENKLVSDETQLLIESAPVRRKRITGLAVAVILVLLIAAMYWISSARQSSSSVQAKLFISTIPENVMVFLNGDSIGITPINDFSVFAGTHTLHFHKQDFLTLDTMLVVTESRLLPIFVALQASARVSIKMSPPDAVVMINGRVVAPQQLHNLELGAGQHDLQASRDGYETLEKRLQVQPGSNPQKFFALRKLPESTSIPSAPPDTSTTNWAPITKATRKPVQQLRSKAAILTEAQVREMLKRQSFFDANVNRNSSGIAHDYESVRVGGDGVIVDHATGLMWQSGGSMEKMTLTEAVHYVQDLKAQRFAGFNDWRLPTLEEGMSLMEPKAAYKDLHISSRFDAKQSWLWTTDAQSNEMVWSVDFSLGYCGPVKSDRAGYVRAVRTKGQSE; from the coding sequence ATGGACTCCCCCATGATCGGCAAAGTCATCGACAATTACCGCATTCTGGAAATGCTGGGCAAGGGTGGGATGGGCATCGTTTACAAAGCCATAGATATCAATATGGAAAAAATCGTGGCTTTGAAGATGATGAATCCCATGCTGGCGCATGACGAAGTGTTTCTCAAGCGTTTTCGCGAGGAGGCCAGAGCGTTGGCCAAATCGGAAAACCGGCACATTGTCAACGTCTATGCTTTACGCGAGACTGAGCACGGTTTGGTGTTGGTGATGGAATTCGTCAATGGCGCCAATTTGGAACAGACGCTTGCGCAAAGCGGCGCGCTTCCTTACCAGGAAGCTTTGCCATTGTTCAAGCAGCTTCTCGCTGCTATTGCGCATGCGCACCGTGTGGGTGTTATTCATCGTGATCTCAAGCCCAGCAATGTAATGATTACGCCCGAGCAAGAGGTGAAGGTCACTGATTTCGGCCTGGCCAGAATACAACGCCCGGGTTCAACAACGCGCACGATGTCCACCGGCGGCACGCTGTTTTATATGTCGCCCGAGCAAGTGCAGGAACTGCCGGACGTCGATCATCGCAGCGACATTTACTCGTTGGGTATGACGTTCTATGAAATGCTGGCGGGCAGAACACCGTTTCAGAAAGGTCAGTCCGATCTTGCCACGGCCAACGCCATCGTGAGCGAAAAATTTCCCCGGCCAAATCAATTAAACGCCGAAGTGCCTGCCGAGTTGGCCCGCATTACCATGAAGGCCATTGAGAAGGAACGGACGAAACGCTTCCAAAGCGCGGAGGCGATGCTGGCCGCCATTACCGCTTTTGAGAACAAGCTTGTTTCAGATGAAACACAACTGCTGATAGAGTCGGCTCCTGTGAGGCGGAAAAGAATCACAGGTCTGGCAGTAGCCGTAATCTTGGTGCTACTGATAGCGGCCATGTATTGGATCAGCAGCGCACGGCAATCATCTTCCTCAGTGCAAGCGAAACTATTCATATCTACAATACCCGAAAACGTAATGGTATTCCTCAATGGTGATTCCATTGGAATTACTCCGATCAATGATTTTTCAGTCTTTGCCGGGACGCATACGCTACATTTTCATAAGCAGGATTTTTTGACCCTCGATACGATGCTCGTTGTTACGGAATCCCGTCTATTGCCTATTTTTGTTGCGCTGCAAGCATCGGCAAGAGTATCGATTAAAATGTCGCCGCCTGACGCAGTAGTCATGATTAATGGCCGGGTTGTTGCCCCACAGCAATTACACAATTTGGAATTAGGCGCAGGGCAGCATGATTTGCAGGCGTCGCGCGATGGCTATGAGACATTGGAAAAACGATTGCAGGTACAACCAGGATCGAATCCCCAGAAGTTTTTTGCATTAAGAAAACTGCCTGAGTCCACATCCATTCCTTCTGCACCGCCGGATACGTCAACCACTAATTGGGCGCCAATTACAAAAGCAACGCGGAAACCTGTGCAGCAGTTGCGTAGCAAAGCCGCCATCTTGACGGAAGCGCAGGTGCGGGAGATGCTGAAACGGCAAAGTTTTTTTGACGCCAACGTGAATCGCAACAGCAGCGGCATTGCCCATGATTACGAATCTGTGCGTGTTGGGGGTGATGGTGTGATCGTCGACCATGCCACGGGGCTAATGTGGCAAAGCGGAGGCTCGATGGAAAAGATGACTTTAACCGAAGCCGTACACTATGTGCAAGACTTAAAAGCACAGCGTTTTGCCGGATTCAACGATTGGCGACTACCGACCCTGGAAGAGGGCATGTCCTTGATGGAACCCAAGGCCGCTTATAAGGATCTGCACATATCCTCGCGGTTCGATGCCAAGCAGTCCTGGCTGTGGACAACCGACGCTCAAAGTAACGAAATGGTATGGAGTGTTGATTTCAGTCTGGGCTATTGCGGACCGGTCAAAAGTGATCGCGCTGGATATGTCAGAGCAGTTCGTACCAAAGGCCAGTCGGAGTAG
- a CDS encoding FHA domain-containing protein — translation MTHAMTEKIKHKTATPFNAPTIAVRIERGESNATEFVFRQSFRIGRDETCQVQFKDYIVSRVHAEVTFEQGQWWVSDLQSSNGVYRDDGEKVERTPLLDETRLMLGQEGPALVLTPELKHAAAATRVSEPSMTRYIQRYFDDKITEGVSEHTMMMRQAFRQVRKKQTRVYGIALGLISVLLLGVGVYAVYQERQIRKQQALARDIFYEMKSLELLLVQLEKAVMQSGNTQMLSEVSKYRAKRDELEKNYDHFVDELGIYSKRMPEDERMILRMARLWGECEVDLPKDFVTEVRRFISMWKSTGRLENAIKRAYEHGYVPKIAEAMLAHHMPPRFLYLALQESNFDATKCGPMTKHGYAKGMWQFIPETAKKYGLRTGPLVELQRYDPRDERHDFIKSTEAAARYLRDIYDTDAQASGLLVIASYNWGENKVIDLIRKMPENPRERNFWRLLKNYRERLPDETYNYVFYIFSAAVIGENPRIFGFKFDNPLTPIL, via the coding sequence ATGACTCATGCTATGACTGAGAAAATCAAACACAAGACTGCAACCCCATTCAATGCGCCGACCATTGCCGTCAGAATCGAGCGAGGCGAGTCCAACGCCACGGAGTTTGTTTTCCGGCAATCCTTTCGCATTGGGCGCGATGAAACGTGTCAAGTACAATTCAAGGATTATATTGTCAGCCGGGTGCATGCGGAGGTTACGTTCGAGCAAGGCCAATGGTGGGTAAGTGATCTGCAGAGCAGTAACGGGGTTTATCGCGATGATGGTGAGAAGGTGGAGCGCACGCCGTTATTGGATGAAACCAGGCTGATGCTCGGGCAAGAAGGGCCGGCGCTTGTCTTGACACCCGAGCTGAAACATGCCGCCGCGGCAACTCGTGTAAGTGAGCCTTCCATGACACGCTACATCCAACGCTATTTCGACGACAAGATCACGGAAGGTGTGAGCGAGCACACGATGATGATGCGGCAGGCGTTTAGGCAGGTAAGAAAGAAGCAAACACGCGTTTATGGCATTGCCCTCGGTCTGATTAGTGTGCTCTTGCTGGGCGTCGGCGTTTATGCGGTGTATCAAGAGCGCCAAATACGCAAGCAACAGGCGCTGGCGCGCGACATATTCTATGAAATGAAATCGCTCGAACTGCTGCTGGTACAACTCGAAAAAGCCGTAATGCAGTCCGGCAATACGCAAATGCTGTCCGAGGTTTCAAAATACCGCGCCAAGCGTGACGAGCTTGAAAAAAACTATGATCACTTTGTCGACGAGTTGGGAATTTATAGCAAGCGTATGCCGGAAGACGAGCGGATGATTTTGCGAATGGCGCGCTTATGGGGCGAATGTGAGGTGGATTTGCCAAAAGATTTTGTCACTGAGGTGCGACGATTCATCAGCATGTGGAAATCCACTGGACGCCTGGAGAATGCCATAAAGCGAGCGTATGAACATGGCTACGTTCCCAAGATTGCCGAGGCCATGCTTGCACACCACATGCCGCCGCGTTTTCTTTATCTCGCATTGCAAGAAAGTAATTTCGATGCCACCAAATGTGGCCCGATGACGAAACACGGTTATGCCAAGGGCATGTGGCAATTTATTCCGGAAACAGCGAAGAAATATGGCTTGCGAACGGGCCCGTTGGTCGAATTGCAGCGCTACGATCCTCGCGATGAACGTCATGACTTCATAAAATCCACTGAGGCGGCTGCGCGCTACCTGCGGGACATTTATGATACCGATGCGCAAGCTTCGGGCCTGTTGGTAATCGCGTCATACAACTGGGGAGAGAACAAAGTCATCGATTTGATTCGGAAGATGCCGGAGAACCCGCGCGAGCGCAACTTTTGGCGCCTCTTGAAAAACTACCGCGAACG